AACATCGCCCGCGACGTGGGCGAGGATGCCCGGGCGGGGCGGCTTTTCCTGCCGACCGACTGGATGGTCGAGGAGGGGATCGATCCGCAGGCGTTCCTGGCCGATCCGCAGCCCACCAAGGGCATCCGCCGGGTCACCGAGCGGTTGCTGAACCGCGCCGACCGGCTTTACTGGCGGGCGGCGACGGGGGTGCGGCTTTTGCCCTTTGACTGCCGACCGGGGATCATGGCCGCGGGCAAGATCTATGCCGCGATCGGGGCCGAGGTGGCGAAGGCGAAATACGACAACATCACCCGGCGTGCCCACACGACCAAGGGCCGCAAGCTGTGGCTGGTGGCGAATTCCGCGATGTCGGCGACGGCGACCTCGATGCTGCCGCTCTCGCCGCGGGTGCATGCCAAGCCCGAGCCCGAAGTGGCGCATCTGGTCGATGCCGCCGCGCATCGCAACCTGCATCCCGAACGGTCCGAGGTGCTGATCTCGGCGCTGATGGCGCTGAAGGCGCGCGACCGCGGCCTGGCGATGGATTGAGGCCGCGACGGTTCGTCACTGGACGTGCGCGCGCCCCGGGTCCACAACGGGGCGTGTCCACAACCGGAGGCCATGATGAGCCTGACTCTCTTTGCCGTCTATTTCGTCGCCTGCGCCTGCGCGGGCGCGACCGGAGCGATCTTCAGCCCCGGCGCATGGTATGACAGCCTGAAGAAACCGAGCTGGGTGCCGCCGAACTGGCTGTTTCCCGTCGCCTGGTCCACGCTTTACATCCTGATGTCGATTTCGGCGGCGCGGGTATCCGGGCTGGCGATGGAAAACGAACTGGCCGTGCTGGGTCTGGCCTTCTGGGCGGTGCAGATCGCGGTCAACACGCTTTGGACGCCGATCTTCTTCGGCCTGCACCGGCTGGCGGGCGGGATGCTGGTTCTGGTGCTTTTGTGGCTGAGCGTCTTTGCCACCTGCGTCCTGTTCTGGAGCGTCGACTGGCTCTCGGGGCTGATGTTCGTGCCCTATGTGATCTGGGTGACGGTGGCCGGGGCGCTGAATTTCAGCGTCTGGCGGCTCAATCCGGGCGAAAAGCCGATCACGCTTTGATCTGCTGATCCTGGTGTGACCGAGGCCATCGCCTCGGTCATGCGCAACCTTTCCCCGGGGCCGCCGAGGGCCCAAAGGCACTCGGCCAGCGCCCGCCCCGCCCATGGCGGGCGCTTCTCGCCCGCCGGGACGGGCGCTGGCCTCTGTTGTGCTTGGGGAGGCGGTCTTGCGGATGCGTCGCGCGGCGGGCGGGGAAAAGCGGTGCTTTTCCTGATCCGCCCGAAACGGACGATTTCAGTCCTTGTGCTTCCACCCGGCCCGGCGCGGCACCCGCACGGCCAGCATCGGCTTCAGCACCGGCTGGCGGAACCGCACCAGATCGAGCGCCTCGTGCATGCCCACCGTTTCCTCGCCGTCGATCTGCGTGCGCATCAGCGCGCGGGAATAGAAGGGCGCCTCCAGCAGCGAATAGACCCCGGCCGGATGCGCCCCCGCATCGCAGCGCGTTTCACGCCGCACGAACCAGGGCGTGCGCTTCATCTTCACCAGGGGCGGAGGGCTGTCGATCTCGCAGACCGACCCGTCCGGGTTGATCTGCACGGCGAGCGCCACCTTGGTCCGGTCCAACCGCGTCGCATCGTAAAAACAGACCGTTCGATCCTTCAGCGGGAACCGCCCCCAGGTCCAGAACGAGAAGTCTTCCTCCAGCGCGCGGGTGCCGAAATTGGCGTCGAAATAGCCGTGTCCGGTCCATTTGTGCCCGGGCGCCAGATCGACCTCGACATCGGCGATGGGCGCGAAAGGCCGCCAGGTGTGGCCCGCATCCGGCGTCAGCCGCACCTCGACCCCGGTCACCGCGCGCGGCGTCAGCACGACCCGGCCCTTGAGCTTGCCCAGCTTCGGCAAAGCCCCCCATTCGTCAACGTCGATCACCAGCTCCTTGCCGGTCCAGGTCAGCTTCGACGGCCCGACCTGAAAGCTGTCGCGCGACTGCCGCAGCGCAGACCGGCCCCGGTCGGTCATCGTGAAGCGCCCATCAGTGCCGGTCGTCACCATGTTGATGCAGCAGTGATTTTGCGGCTCGCGACGACCCGACCAGCGATACCACGGGCTGAAGACCGAGCCGATGAAGGCGATCATCGAGAAGGCCTTTTCGCCGTCGTCGGAGATGCCGTCGCAATACCACCAGGCGTAGCCGTTCGGCCCTACTTCGCGGCGGAAATCCGGTCCGCCAGCAAGGCCCGTGCTGCATGCGTCCCGGAAGTCAGCGCCATGGGCACCCCGGCACCCGGGTGCGTTCCCCCACCCGCCAGATAAAGCCCCTTGAGCCCCGTCCGCGCCAGAGGCCGCCGGAAGGTCGCCAGCGTCCCCTCCGGCGAGCCGCCGTAGATCGCCCCCAGCGAGCCCGGGAACCGCCGCGACAGCAGCGCCGGCGTCGTCAGCGCCCGGGTTTCCGGGTCCGGGCTGAAGGTCAGTCCCATCGCGGCGAGCATCGGGAAGGTGCGTGCCCTGCATTGTGCCTCCTCCTGAGGAAAGGGTTGATGGCCTGCCGGGCCGTTCATGATGATTTCAAAGCGTTCGATTTCCGGCACCGGGGCCTGCATCTCGCGGTCCTGCGCACAGATGTAAAGCGTCGGTTCCTCGGGCATCTCGCCCGCGCCGATGGGCCCGAATTCCAGCTCCGGATCGGCGGTGAAGAAGACGTTGTGATGCGCGAGGTCAACGCCGATCGGGGTGGCGCCAAAGGCCCAGACCCAGGCGGAAAGACTGGGGGCGGGGCGGGGCGATTTCTCCATCGAGGCGCGGGCGGCATCGCCCAGAAGCCCGTCGCGCAACGCCCCCGGATCGCCGTTGAAGATGCAGGCGCCGCAGGGGATCGAGACGCCGGTCTCGATCTCGACCGCGGTGACCCGGCCTTCCTTGCGCACGATGCGCTTGGCCTTGGCGCCGTAATGGAACCGCACGCCCTTCGCCTCGGCCACCCGGGCCAGCGCGGCGGCAACGCCATGCATCCCCTCGCGGATCGCCCAGACGCCCTGAACCTCGGCCTGCCAGATCAGCGAGAGCACCGCGGGCGTCGCCCCCGGACGGCCGCCGACATAGGTCGCATAGCGGCCGAAGAGCTGCGCCAGCCGCGGATCCTTGAAGTGATGGGCGAGCAGGTCGCGCATCGTCAGCCCGGGGCGCAGCGCGGGCCAAAGCTGCGGCCGCGTCACCGTGGCCGCGGCGATTCGCCAAAGATCCGGCTTCGGCGCCGCGATCACCGAGCGGTGGAACGCCTCCCACAGCCCCGTCGTCAGGTGATCGAAGCGGCGGAATGCCGCAGCTTCCTTGTCGCCCGCAAAGGCCCGGATCGCCTCGATATTGGCTTCGGTGTCGGTGAACAGATCGAGGCTGGAGCCGTCGGGCCAGAAATGCCGGGCGAGTCGGGGCAGGGGGATCAGCGTCAGATGTTCCTCGGCCCGGGTGCCGCAGGCGGCAAAGAGCGCGTCCAGAACATGCCGCATCGTCAAGACCGTGGGCCCCGTATCCGCAGGCCCGCCGGGGGTCGGAACCGCCCGCGCCTTGCCGCCCGGGGCATCGCCCGCCTCAACCACCGTGACCCGAAGGCCCGCCGCCGCCGCACCGATGGCGGCCGCAAGGCCCCCCATTCCGGCGCCGATCACCACGACGTCCGTTTCACTCCGCATCGCTCGCTCCCGCACGCACCGCCGTCCGCACCCCCCCGGGAGTGCAATTTTGTCCCATATTCTTGGGTGTAAGTTTCAGTTTACACAGGTAGGTGCGAATGCCAATGTGCGTCGTGACGCAGCGGAGGGCTCTGTCATGTCTCTGGATAAACGTATCGAGTCGGCGCTGGTCAAGGCGCTGTCACCCGAGGCTTTGGGTGAATCTCCGCCGTTGCTTGCCGCCGCGCTGCCTTACGGGGTGTTTCCCGGCGGCGCGCGGATCCGGCCGACGATCCTTGTCTCGGTCGCGCTCGCCTGTGGCGACGATTGCCCGGCGGTCACCGATGCCGCGGCCGTGGCGCTGGAGCTGATGCATTGCGCGAGCCTCGTGCATGACGATCTGCCCGCCTTCGACAATGCCGACATCCGGCGCGGCAAGCCGAGCCTTCACAAGGCCTATAATGAACCGCTTGCGGTTCTGGCGGGCGACAGCCTGCTGATCCGCGGCTTCGAAGTGCTGGCCGATGTCGGCGCCGTCAACCCGGACCGGGCGCTGAAGCTGATCTCGAAACTGGGTCAGCTGTCGGGGGCGCGCGGCGGGATCTGCGCCGGTCAGGCCTGGGAAAGCGAATCCAAGGTCGATCTGGCCGCCTATCATCAGGCGAAGACCGGGGCGCTGTTCATTGCCGCGACCCAGATGGGGGCGATTGCGGCGGGCTACGAGGCCGAACCCTGGTTCGATCTGGGCATGCGGATCGGCTCGGCCTTCCAGATCGCCGACGACCTGAAAGACGCGCTGATGTCGGCCGAGGCAATGGGCAAGCCCGCCGGGCAGGACATCGCGAACGAACGCCCGAATGCGGTCAAGACGATGGGCATCGAGGGCGCGCGCAAACATCTGCAAGATGTGCTGGCGGGGGCGATCGCCTCGATCCCGTCCTGCCCCGGTGAGGCGAAGCTGGCCCAGATGGTGCAGCTTTACGCCCACAAGATCATGGACATCCCGGCCAGCGCCGAGAGGGGCTGATCGTGCCGAAGGACGACCACACGGGCGCGACGGCCGACCGGACCGCGCAGCCGACAGGAACGGGAAAGCAGCCGCTGGTTCCGGGCCAGCCCGGGGCGGCGCCGGTGCAGCCGGGGCGGGTGAATTTCTTCACCCGGATCGCGCTGTCGCAACGGCTGCATGAAATCTTCGAACGCCTGCCGCTGATGAACCGCGTCACCCGGCGCGAGGGCGAGGCGCTCTTCGACATCGTTTCGGGCTTCGTGCAAAGCCAGGTTCTCTTGGCGATCGTCGAATTCCGGGTGCTGCATATTCTGGCCGGGGCCTCTTGGCCCTTGCCGCAACTGGCCGAACGCACCGGCCTGGCCGAGGACCGGCTGGCGGTGCTGATGCAGGCCGCCGCCGCCTTGAAGCTGGTGAAATTCCGCCGCGGTCTGTGGCAGCTTGCCCCGCGTGGCGCCGCCTTCATCACCGTGCCAGGGCTCGAGGCGATGGTGCGCCATCACCCCGTCCTTTACCGCGATCTGGCCGATCCGGTGGCTTTTCTGAAAGGCGACATCGAACCCGAGCTGGCGGGCTTCTGGCCCTATGTCTTCGGGCCGCTGGCGCAGGAAGATGCGGGGCTCGCCGAGCGCTATTCGCAGCTGATGGCCGACAGCCAGCGCGTCGTGGCCGATGACACCTTGCGGCTTGTCGATCTGCGCGATGCCAAGCGGGTGATGGATGTGGGCGGCGGCACCGGGGCCTTCCTGCGCGTCGTGGCCAAGCTTTACCCCGAGCTGCCCTTGACGCTGTTCGACCTGCCGCATGTGCTGTCGGTGGCGGACCGCTTCAGCCCGAAGCTCGATTTCGCGCCGGGCAGCTTCCGCGACGATCCGATCCCGCAGGGCGCCGATGTCATCACTTTGGTGCGCGTGCTGTATGACCATCCTGACAGCGTCGTCGAACCGCTTCTGGCCAAGGTGCATGCCGCCTTGCCGCCGGGCGGGCGTCTGATCATCTCGGAGGCGATGGCGGGGGGCGCAAAACCCGACCGTGCCTGCGATGTCTATTTCGCCTTCTACACGATGGCGATGAGTTCGGGGCGCACGCGTTCCCCCGAAGAGATCAAGCAAATGCTTGAAAAAGCTGGGTTCACCAAGGTGTCGAAACCGCGGACCCTGCGCCCCTTCATCACCTCGGTGATCGAGGCCGAACGCGGCTGACACGGCTGCGTTCGGACCCGGCTTTGACCCGGGGGTCAGAAAGTCGCACATCCGTCTGTCGCAAAAGTGTCTAATCAAATTGACAGTCGGGCGTGTAAGTTCAATGATACACACAGGCGTGATCAGCCCGACTCTCCGGCCCGATCATACCGGGAGCAAGAAATGGAAACGCAAGTCGTCATAATGTCCGGGCCCAAGGCCATCTCGACGGGCATCGCCGGTCTGACCGACCCCGGGCCGGGGGACCTCGTCGTGGATATCGCCTATTCCGGCATTTCGACTGGCACCGAGAAATTGTTCTGGCTCGGCACCATGCCACCCTTCCCGGGCATGGGATATCCGCTTGTTCCCGGCTACGAAAGCTTCGGAGAGGTCGTTCAAGCCGCCCCCGACACCGGCTTCCGACCGGGCGATCACGTCTTCATTCCCGGCGCCAACTGCTTCACCGGCGGGTTGCGCGGGCTGTTCGGCGGGGCGTCGAAGCGCCTTGTCACGGCCGCCTCGCGCGTTTGTCGGCTGGATCCCGCCATCGGCCCCGAGGGCGCGCTTCTGGCCCTTGCCGCCACCGCGCGGCATGCGCTGGCCGGGTTTGACAATGCTCTGCCGGATCTGATCGTCGGCCACGGCACCCTCGGGCGCCTTCTGGCCCGTCTGACCCTGGCTGCCGGTGGCAAGCCGCCGATGGTCTGGGAAACCAATCCTGCCCGTCGCACGGGCGCGGTCGGCTACGAGGTTCTGGACCCCGAAGCCGATCCCCGGCGCGACTACAAGGCCATCTATGACGCCTCGGGCGCGCCCGGTCTGATCGACCAGCTCGTCGGGCGTCTGGGCAAGGGCGGGGAACTGGTGCTGTGCGGCTTCTATACGGTGCCGGTCAGCTTCGCCTTTGTTCCCGCCTTCATGAAGGAAATGCGCCTGCGCATCGCCGCCGAATGGCAGCCGGCCGACCTTTCGGCCACGCGCGCGCTGATCGAAAGCGGGGCGCTCTCGCTGGATGGTCTCATCACGCATCGTCGCCCCGCGGCGGAGGCGGCCGAGGCCTATCAGACCGCTTTCGAAGACCCTGACTGCCTGAAGATGATCCTTGACTGGAAAGATGCAAAATAATGACTGACGCACCCAACCTGAAGGGATTTGACGCCCGTCTGCGGGAAGAAGCCGCCGAAGAGCCCACGCTCGAAATCCCCGAGCAACCGCCGACCAAGAAGACGCAGATCATCGCGATCTACGGCAAGGGCGGTTCGGGCAAGTCCTTCACGCTGGCCAACCTGTCCCACATGATGGCCGAAATGGGCAAGCGCGTGCTGCTCATTGGTTGCGACCCGAAATCGGACACCACCTCGCTTCTGTTCGGCGGCAAGAACTGCCCGACGATCATCGAGACCGCGACGAAGAAGAAGCTTGCGGGCGAGGAAGTGAAAGTCGGCGACGTCTGCTTCAAGTCGGGCGGCGTCTTCGCGATGGAACTGGGCGGGCCCGAGGTCGGCCGCGGCTGCGGTGGTCGCGGCATCATCCACGGGTTTGAACTGCTCGAAAAGCTCGGCTTCCACGACTGGGATTTCGACTTCGTGCTGCTCGATTTCCTGGGCGACGTGGTCTGCGGCGGCTTCGGCCTGCCGATCGCGCGGGACATGGCGCAAAAGGTCATCGTGATCGGCTCGAACGACCTGCAGTCGCTTTACGTGGCGAACAACGTCTGCAACGCGGTCGAATATTTCCGCAAGCTTGGCGGCAATGTCGGCGTGGCGGGGATCGTCATCAACAAGGATGACGGCACCGGCGAGGCGCAGGCCTTTGCCCGCGAAGTGGGGATTCCGATCCTGGCCGCGATCCCGGCCGATGAAGAGCTGCGCCGCAAGTCGGCCGCCTATCAGATCGTCGGCAGCCATGCGACGCCCTGGGGGAAACTCTTCGAGGAACTGGCGGGCAATGTCGCCGATGCGCCGCCCTTGCGGCCGCGTCCGCTGTCGCCCGATGCGCTGCTGGCGC
This DNA window, taken from Rhodobacter capsulatus SB 1003, encodes the following:
- the tspO gene encoding tryptophan-rich sensory protein TspO, with the translated sequence MSLTLFAVYFVACACAGATGAIFSPGAWYDSLKKPSWVPPNWLFPVAWSTLYILMSISAARVSGLAMENELAVLGLAFWAVQIAVNTLWTPIFFGLHRLAGGMLVLVLLWLSVFATCVLFWSVDWLSGLMFVPYVIWVTVAGALNFSVWRLNPGEKPITL
- the bchC gene encoding chlorophyll synthesis pathway protein BchC; translation: METQVVIMSGPKAISTGIAGLTDPGPGDLVVDIAYSGISTGTEKLFWLGTMPPFPGMGYPLVPGYESFGEVVQAAPDTGFRPGDHVFIPGANCFTGGLRGLFGGASKRLVTAASRVCRLDPAIGPEGALLALAATARHALAGFDNALPDLIVGHGTLGRLLARLTLAAGGKPPMVWETNPARRTGAVGYEVLDPEADPRRDYKAIYDASGAPGLIDQLVGRLGKGGELVLCGFYTVPVSFAFVPAFMKEMRLRIAAEWQPADLSATRALIESGALSLDGLITHRRPAAEAAEAYQTAFEDPDCLKMILDWKDAK
- a CDS encoding chlorophyllide a reductase iron protein subunit X, yielding MTDAPNLKGFDARLREEAAEEPTLEIPEQPPTKKTQIIAIYGKGGSGKSFTLANLSHMMAEMGKRVLLIGCDPKSDTTSLLFGGKNCPTIIETATKKKLAGEEVKVGDVCFKSGGVFAMELGGPEVGRGCGGRGIIHGFELLEKLGFHDWDFDFVLLDFLGDVVCGGFGLPIARDMAQKVIVIGSNDLQSLYVANNVCNAVEYFRKLGGNVGVAGIVINKDDGTGEAQAFAREVGIPILAAIPADEELRRKSAAYQIVGSHATPWGKLFEELAGNVADAPPLRPRPLSPDALLALFETDEETRVVDLVPATDEDLRGSNAAPKKSLEVIYDDV
- the crtC gene encoding carotenoid 1,2-hydratase, whose product is MIAFIGSVFSPWYRWSGRREPQNHCCINMVTTGTDGRFTMTDRGRSALRQSRDSFQVGPSKLTWTGKELVIDVDEWGALPKLGKLKGRVVLTPRAVTGVEVRLTPDAGHTWRPFAPIADVEVDLAPGHKWTGHGYFDANFGTRALEEDFSFWTWGRFPLKDRTVCFYDATRLDRTKVALAVQINPDGSVCEIDSPPPLVKMKRTPWFVRRETRCDAGAHPAGVYSLLEAPFYSRALMRTQIDGEETVGMHEALDLVRFRQPVLKPMLAVRVPRRAGWKHKD
- a CDS encoding polyprenyl synthetase family protein, encoding MSLDKRIESALVKALSPEALGESPPLLAAALPYGVFPGGARIRPTILVSVALACGDDCPAVTDAAAVALELMHCASLVHDDLPAFDNADIRRGKPSLHKAYNEPLAVLAGDSLLIRGFEVLADVGAVNPDRALKLISKLGQLSGARGGICAGQAWESESKVDLAAYHQAKTGALFIAATQMGAIAAGYEAEPWFDLGMRIGSAFQIADDLKDALMSAEAMGKPAGQDIANERPNAVKTMGIEGARKHLQDVLAGAIASIPSCPGEAKLAQMVQLYAHKIMDIPASAERG
- the crtB gene encoding 15-cis-phytoene synthase encodes the protein MIAEADMEVCRELIRTGSYSFHAASRVLPARVRDPALALYAFCRVADDEVDEVGAPRDKAAAVLKLGDRLEDIYAGRPRNAPSDRAFAAVVEEFEMPRELPEALLEGFAWDAEGRWYHTLSDVQAYSARVAAAVGAMMCVLMRVRNPDALARACDLGLAMQMSNIARDVGEDARAGRLFLPTDWMVEEGIDPQAFLADPQPTKGIRRVTERLLNRADRLYWRAATGVRLLPFDCRPGIMAAGKIYAAIGAEVAKAKYDNITRRAHTTKGRKLWLVANSAMSATATSMLPLSPRVHAKPEPEVAHLVDAAAHRNLHPERSEVLISALMALKARDRGLAMD
- a CDS encoding methyltransferase is translated as MPKDDHTGATADRTAQPTGTGKQPLVPGQPGAAPVQPGRVNFFTRIALSQRLHEIFERLPLMNRVTRREGEALFDIVSGFVQSQVLLAIVEFRVLHILAGASWPLPQLAERTGLAEDRLAVLMQAAAALKLVKFRRGLWQLAPRGAAFITVPGLEAMVRHHPVLYRDLADPVAFLKGDIEPELAGFWPYVFGPLAQEDAGLAERYSQLMADSQRVVADDTLRLVDLRDAKRVMDVGGGTGAFLRVVAKLYPELPLTLFDLPHVLSVADRFSPKLDFAPGSFRDDPIPQGADVITLVRVLYDHPDSVVEPLLAKVHAALPPGGRLIISEAMAGGAKPDRACDVYFAFYTMAMSSGRTRSPEEIKQMLEKAGFTKVSKPRTLRPFITSVIEAERG
- the crtD gene encoding 1-hydroxycarotenoid 3,4-desaturase CrtD, yielding MRSETDVVVIGAGMGGLAAAIGAAAAGLRVTVVEAGDAPGGKARAVPTPGGPADTGPTVLTMRHVLDALFAACGTRAEEHLTLIPLPRLARHFWPDGSSLDLFTDTEANIEAIRAFAGDKEAAAFRRFDHLTTGLWEAFHRSVIAAPKPDLWRIAAATVTRPQLWPALRPGLTMRDLLAHHFKDPRLAQLFGRYATYVGGRPGATPAVLSLIWQAEVQGVWAIREGMHGVAAALARVAEAKGVRFHYGAKAKRIVRKEGRVTAVEIETGVSIPCGACIFNGDPGALRDGLLGDAARASMEKSPRPAPSLSAWVWAFGATPIGVDLAHHNVFFTADPELEFGPIGAGEMPEEPTLYICAQDREMQAPVPEIERFEIIMNGPAGHQPFPQEEAQCRARTFPMLAAMGLTFSPDPETRALTTPALLSRRFPGSLGAIYGGSPEGTLATFRRPLARTGLKGLYLAGGGTHPGAGVPMALTSGTHAARALLADRISAAK